From the genome of Bacteroides sp. MSB163, one region includes:
- a CDS encoding DUF4302 domain-containing protein, which yields MMKKIYYTLLLLLVGLCFNSCVSEEEDLFDKSAAERMNEALAKYKTILQDDPQGWVMEFYPSDRSMGGYTYTAKFDNGKVDMASELSLSSSDGGKWPAGTVVTSYYRVISEQSAILTFDTYNLLFHFFSEPRGSSDVDGYASDYEFVFMEVSEDRIVLKGKKYGNKMVMTKLTESAGSYMQKVLDMQEKMAAVPRMKMIVGGKEYAISMVGKLLSYTDIKEDSSLENIDMAYIYTPDGINLYEPLTINGITFQRLVYDDATGAIKATDADVSFPYPTVLEQFCGTTAQWYLSFDIAAGTGDMNKELMDLFSNAYAINKSTQYEEFIGWYIGANPAYPGNDTNPYCMGWESNWLGMQVWNVCYGYKLSIVDETAKKISIQSTAPGLNYDFYAFLDPIIEYVDANSPYTIEFDDDQTPATAKLVSTVDNKVWFSLTKQ from the coding sequence ATGATGAAAAAAATATATTATACTCTATTATTGCTGCTCGTCGGATTGTGCTTTAATTCATGTGTAAGTGAAGAAGAGGATCTGTTCGATAAATCGGCAGCCGAAAGAATGAATGAAGCTTTAGCCAAATATAAGACTATTCTTCAAGATGATCCGCAGGGATGGGTGATGGAGTTCTATCCGAGCGATCGTTCGATGGGTGGATATACTTATACTGCAAAGTTCGATAATGGAAAGGTTGATATGGCTTCGGAATTATCTTTAAGTTCCAGTGATGGTGGTAAATGGCCGGCTGGTACGGTAGTGACTTCATATTACCGGGTTATATCCGAACAAAGTGCAATCCTGACTTTCGACACTTACAATTTACTGTTTCATTTCTTTTCGGAGCCAAGAGGGTCGAGTGATGTCGACGGATATGCCAGCGACTATGAATTTGTGTTTATGGAAGTGAGCGAAGATCGCATTGTGCTGAAAGGAAAGAAATATGGCAATAAGATGGTGATGACTAAACTGACTGAGAGTGCTGGTAGTTATATGCAAAAGGTACTGGATATGCAGGAAAAAATGGCAGCCGTACCTCGCATGAAGATGATAGTAGGTGGAAAAGAGTATGCTATCAGCATGGTAGGTAAACTACTTTCTTATACCGATATAAAAGAAGACAGTTCATTAGAAAATATAGATATGGCCTATATCTATACTCCGGATGGAATAAATCTTTATGAACCGCTTACTATAAATGGAATTACTTTTCAACGCTTAGTCTATGATGATGCTACGGGAGCTATAAAAGCTACGGATGCAGATGTTTCTTTCCCTTATCCTACAGTTTTGGAACAGTTCTGCGGGACAACTGCTCAATGGTACCTTTCTTTTGATATAGCTGCGGGGACTGGAGATATGAACAAGGAACTGATGGATTTATTCAGTAATGCTTATGCAATAAATAAATCAACCCAGTATGAAGAATTCATTGGTTGGTATATTGGAGCAAATCCTGCCTATCCGGGAAATGATACAAACCCATATTGTATGGGTTGGGAATCCAATTGGTTAGGAATGCAGGTTTGGAATGTATGTTATGGATATAAATTATCAATTGTAGATGAGACTGCTAAGAAGATTTCGATCCAGTCTACAGCTCCGGGGTTGAATTATGACTTCTATGCATTTTTAGATCCTATCATAGAGTATGTTGATGCAAATAGTCCCTATACTATAGAATTTGATGATGACCAAACACCCGCTACGGCTAAATTGGTTAGTACAGTTGATAATAAGGTCTGGTTTAGTTTAACTAAGCAATGA
- a CDS encoding putative zinc-binding metallopeptidase, translating into MKKYLFILGIAISLLNLMGCGEDDLDSKSIFEDQPTSELNDFDKWILANYTTPYNIALKYHMEDIESNHDYTLAPADYDKAVALSHIVKYAWLEAYDEVVGIDFTRQYVPKVLHLVGSAAYEDNGTMVLGTAEGGLKVTLYLVNNLQINEAFLNEYYFKTMHHEFAHILHQTKSYDPDYDRISEGLYVSGDWYQESEKDALANGFISPYAMSEPREDIAEVTSIYVTNTAEYWAKQMAAAGTKGADIINQKLSIVKNYMQTAWNIDMDELRNVVQRRMGDVVSGELDLETLK; encoded by the coding sequence ATGAAAAAATATTTATTTATATTGGGTATAGCTATTTCGTTACTGAACCTTATGGGGTGTGGCGAAGATGATCTGGACTCAAAGAGTATCTTTGAGGATCAGCCGACAAGCGAACTAAATGATTTTGATAAGTGGATACTTGCAAACTATACAACGCCTTATAATATTGCGTTGAAATATCATATGGAGGATATCGAATCTAATCACGATTACACATTGGCTCCTGCTGATTATGATAAAGCGGTGGCTTTATCACATATCGTGAAATATGCGTGGCTCGAAGCTTATGATGAGGTTGTAGGTATTGACTTTACACGCCAGTATGTTCCTAAAGTTCTTCATCTGGTTGGATCGGCTGCTTATGAAGATAATGGTACGATGGTACTTGGCACGGCGGAAGGAGGATTGAAGGTAACTCTATATCTGGTAAATAATTTGCAGATTAATGAAGCGTTCCTGAACGAGTATTACTTTAAGACCATGCACCATGAGTTTGCACATATACTTCATCAGACAAAGAGTTATGACCCTGATTATGACAGAATTTCCGAAGGACTTTATGTCAGTGGAGACTGGTATCAGGAAAGCGAAAAAGATGCTTTGGCAAATGGATTTATTTCTCCTTATGCAATGAGTGAGCCTCGTGAAGATATAGCGGAAGTAACTTCTATTTATGTAACAAATACGGCTGAATACTGGGCTAAACAGATGGCAGCTGCCGGAACTAAAGGTGCTGATATCATTAATCAGAAACTATCAATTGTGAAGAATTACATGCAAACTGCGTGGAATATTGATATGGATGAACTTCGTAATGTAGTTCAGCGCCGTATGGGTGATGTTGTGAGCGGAGAGCTTGATTTGGAAACACTTAAATAA
- a CDS encoding RagB/SusD family nutrient uptake outer membrane protein → MEKKYIYYPFMALAMTVALSSCDDFLDEMPDNRTELDTEAKITNLLVSAYPETNYALLAEMASDNTDDNGGTWTAYNKLQEEAALWKDVTDKDTDSPYNLWNDCYKAIASANAALDAINEKGNPSSLDPQRGEALMCRAYNHFVLVNIFSKAYSPKTSTKDLGIPYMTHLETTVSPEYTRGTVAEVYEKIAADIEAGLPLLNDAIYTVPKYHFNKKAGYAFAARFYLYYVKDDKSNYDKAIQYATVVLTENPTAMLRDWATVGALSPNNSIRATAFINVSEKANLLLYSTNSSWGRIHGPYGLGEKFTHNDMIANKETCKTNSIWGSYSMLYFRIPSYQGLPKVIMGKIAEYFEITDPVNDIGQVHVMFPALTTDEVILNRAEAYTMKGEYTKAAADLDTWIHAFTKSTNTVTVESVNALYGEYSEATGTGMKFYTPKAPTPKKALHPDFTVEPGTQENFIHAILHVRRILTLHEGLRWFDIKRYGLEIYRRTVYNNEITVNDEMKVDDPRRAIQLPQSVITAGLEANPRN, encoded by the coding sequence ATGGAAAAGAAATATATATATTATCCATTTATGGCATTGGCGATGACTGTAGCATTGTCATCCTGTGATGACTTTTTAGATGAAATGCCAGATAATCGTACAGAACTGGATACAGAGGCTAAAATAACCAACCTTTTAGTATCTGCTTATCCGGAGACAAATTATGCATTATTGGCTGAAATGGCATCTGATAATACGGATGACAATGGTGGGACCTGGACTGCATACAATAAGCTTCAGGAAGAAGCTGCTCTGTGGAAGGATGTAACAGATAAAGATACTGACAGCCCATATAATCTGTGGAATGATTGCTATAAGGCAATTGCTTCTGCCAATGCAGCTTTGGATGCTATTAATGAAAAGGGGAATCCGTCTTCGTTGGATCCTCAGAGAGGAGAAGCATTGATGTGCCGTGCATACAACCACTTTGTACTGGTCAATATTTTTAGTAAAGCATATAGCCCAAAGACCAGTACCAAGGATTTAGGTATTCCGTATATGACCCATTTGGAAACCACAGTATCTCCTGAATATACTCGTGGAACTGTAGCAGAGGTTTATGAAAAAATAGCAGCTGATATAGAGGCCGGATTGCCTTTGTTGAATGATGCGATTTATACTGTCCCTAAGTATCATTTTAATAAGAAAGCCGGTTATGCTTTTGCGGCACGTTTCTATCTTTACTATGTGAAGGATGATAAATCAAACTATGACAAAGCTATCCAGTATGCCACAGTAGTCCTGACAGAAAATCCTACCGCAATGCTGCGTGATTGGGCTACTGTAGGAGCACTGAGCCCTAATAACTCTATTCGTGCCACTGCATTTATCAATGTAAGCGAGAAGGCTAATTTGCTTTTATACTCGACTAATTCTTCATGGGGGAGAATTCACGGTCCTTATGGATTGGGAGAGAAATTTACTCATAATGATATGATTGCCAATAAGGAGACCTGCAAGACCAATTCCATTTGGGGCAGTTATTCCATGCTTTATTTCAGAATACCTTCTTATCAGGGACTGCCCAAAGTAATAATGGGAAAGATTGCGGAATATTTTGAAATAACGGATCCTGTGAATGATATTGGTCAGGTTCATGTGATGTTCCCGGCTCTGACAACCGATGAAGTTATTTTGAACCGTGCTGAAGCTTATACAATGAAAGGAGAATATACGAAGGCGGCAGCTGATCTGGATACATGGATACATGCTTTCACAAAATCTACGAATACTGTAACTGTAGAGTCCGTCAATGCATTGTATGGAGAATATTCGGAAGCAACCGGTACGGGTATGAAGTTTTATACTCCGAAAGCTCCTACTCCTAAAAAAGCTTTGCATCCTGATTTTACGGTAGAACCGGGCACACAAGAAAACTTCATCCATGCAATTTTGCATGTACGCCGTATATTGACTTTGCATGAAGGTTTGCGTTGGTTTGATATAAAGAGGTATGGTTTGGAAATTTATCGTCGTACGGTATACAATAATGAAATAACGGTGAATGATGAAATGAAAGTGGATGATCCCCGTCGGGCCATTCAATTGCCTCAAAGCGTGATAACAGCAGGGTTGGAAGCCAATCCTCGTAATTAA
- a CDS encoding SusC/RagA family TonB-linked outer membrane protein, with product MEKKIVLSLACLLIGIGLAIAQTPKTVTGLVIFEEDNQPIVGASVLIKGTNQGAVTDLDGKFTLTNVPSTAKILRITYVGMQTVEVNIKNGTMKIMMKPDAEVLEEVVVTGMTKMDKRLFTGAATKLSSEDVKLDGLADISRSLEGRAAGVSVQNVSGTFGTAPKIRVRGATSIYGSSKPLWVVDGIIMEDVTEVSADELSSGDAVTLISSAIAGLNANDIESFQILKDGSATSIYGARAMAGVIVVTTKKGQAGKSHISYTGEFTMRMIPRYADFNIMNSQEQMGVYKEMKEKGWLNFSDTYRAAQSGVYGKMYQLMNTYNPVTGTFALEHTDTAMNDYLQEAEFRNTDWFDALFSNSVMHNHSVSLSSGTEKASFYASLSAMADPGWYKDSEVNRYTANLNATYNISKQLSINLISSAAYRKQKAPGTLSQSVDPVYGEVKRDFDINPYSYALNTSRALDPKTMYVRNYADFNILHELDNNYMNLDVADLKFQGELKWKPITGLEFSALGAVKYSATSQEHLITDDSNQAMAYRAMPDATVRDRNPFLYTDPDNPYALPISVLPQGGIYQRTNYKMLGYDFRATGSWNHVFAEKHIVNLFAGMETNSSDRNKTYFNGWGMQYTQGEIPFYTYQFFKKSIEEGTDYYSLTNTRSRSAAFFANATYSYQGKYTVNGTYRYEGTNRLGKSRSARWLPTWNISAAWNMHEEEFFESLRPALAHFALKASYSLTGDPGPNTVTNSTMVLKSYKPYRPFANIQESGLKIIDLANDDLTYEKKHELNIGADMGFLDNRINFAIDWYKRDNYDLIGVIQTPGVGGQIRKLANVATMKSHGVEFTLSTRNIQTKDFGWTTDFIFSQAKNEVTDLESDAEVIDVVSGTGFALKGYPVRGLFSYQFKGLNEDGLPTFIDQDGNLTSDGNDIDFQSQKLDYLKYEGPTDPTITGSFGNIFRYKGFKLNVFITYSFGNVIRLDPVFSNEYTDLSSMPKEFKNRWVLAGEENITTIPTIVTKRQSDTDNYLKTLYNAYNYSTERIAKGDFIRMKEISVSYDFPKKWLEKIFINDLSLKLQATNLFLIYSDDKLNGQDPEFFRSGGVAAPVPKQFTLTLRLGI from the coding sequence ATGGAGAAAAAAATTGTTTTATCATTAGCCTGCCTACTTATTGGAATTGGCTTGGCGATTGCGCAGACTCCAAAAACAGTGACGGGACTAGTCATTTTTGAAGAAGACAATCAGCCTATTGTAGGTGCGTCTGTTTTAATTAAAGGTACAAACCAGGGAGCGGTAACTGATCTCGATGGTAAGTTTACACTTACTAATGTGCCAAGCACGGCTAAAATACTGAGAATAACTTATGTCGGTATGCAGACGGTAGAAGTGAATATTAAGAATGGCACGATGAAAATCATGATGAAACCGGATGCCGAGGTTTTGGAAGAAGTTGTGGTCACCGGTATGACGAAGATGGATAAACGACTTTTTACAGGTGCTGCGACCAAGTTGTCCAGTGAAGATGTGAAATTGGATGGTTTGGCGGATATTAGCCGTTCATTGGAAGGACGTGCGGCAGGTGTATCTGTACAAAACGTTTCCGGAACTTTCGGTACAGCTCCTAAAATTCGTGTTCGTGGCGCTACATCTATTTATGGTAGTTCTAAACCGCTGTGGGTAGTTGATGGTATCATAATGGAAGATGTTACGGAGGTAAGTGCCGATGAGTTGTCTTCTGGTGATGCCGTTACATTGATTAGTTCTGCTATTGCAGGTCTGAATGCAAATGATATTGAGAGTTTCCAAATTTTAAAAGACGGATCTGCGACTTCTATTTATGGTGCACGTGCCATGGCAGGTGTGATTGTAGTTACTACCAAGAAAGGGCAGGCCGGAAAAAGTCATATTTCCTATACCGGTGAATTCACCATGCGCATGATTCCGAGATATGCCGACTTCAATATTATGAATTCACAGGAACAGATGGGAGTTTATAAAGAGATGAAGGAAAAAGGATGGTTAAATTTCTCGGATACTTATCGTGCTGCCCAAAGTGGTGTTTATGGTAAGATGTATCAGTTGATGAACACTTATAATCCGGTGACCGGTACATTTGCTTTGGAACATACAGACACTGCAATGAATGATTATTTGCAGGAGGCTGAGTTTAGAAATACAGATTGGTTTGATGCATTATTCAGTAATTCTGTGATGCATAATCATTCTGTCAGTCTTTCATCCGGTACGGAAAAAGCTTCTTTCTATGCTTCTTTAAGTGCCATGGCCGATCCGGGATGGTATAAAGATAGTGAGGTAAACAGATATACGGCTAATCTGAATGCTACATATAATATTTCAAAACAGTTATCCATAAATCTTATATCTTCGGCAGCCTATAGAAAACAAAAGGCTCCTGGTACTTTGAGCCAAAGTGTGGATCCTGTATATGGTGAAGTGAAGCGTGACTTTGATATTAATCCGTATTCGTATGCGCTGAATACTTCCCGTGCATTGGATCCGAAGACGATGTATGTCCGTAATTATGCTGATTTCAATATCCTTCATGAATTGGATAATAACTATATGAATCTGGATGTGGCAGATTTAAAGTTCCAAGGGGAGCTGAAATGGAAACCTATTACAGGACTGGAATTTTCAGCATTGGGGGCTGTGAAGTATTCTGCAACTTCACAAGAACATCTCATTACGGATGATTCTAACCAAGCTATGGCTTATCGTGCTATGCCCGATGCTACGGTACGTGATCGTAACCCCTTCTTATATACTGATCCGGATAATCCATACGCATTACCTATTAGCGTATTGCCTCAAGGAGGTATTTATCAACGTACGAACTATAAGATGCTGGGATATGACTTCCGAGCTACTGGAAGTTGGAATCATGTATTTGCTGAAAAACATATTGTGAATCTTTTTGCCGGTATGGAGACAAACTCTTCCGATCGTAATAAGACTTACTTTAATGGTTGGGGGATGCAATATACTCAGGGCGAAATTCCGTTCTATACTTATCAGTTCTTTAAAAAGAGCATAGAAGAGGGTACTGACTATTATTCATTGACTAATACCCGTTCCAGATCAGCGGCTTTCTTTGCAAATGCTACTTATTCTTATCAGGGTAAATATACGGTGAATGGTACTTATCGTTATGAGGGTACTAACCGTTTAGGCAAGAGCCGTAGTGCACGCTGGTTACCCACGTGGAATATATCAGCGGCATGGAATATGCACGAGGAGGAATTCTTTGAGTCATTGAGACCGGCTTTGGCACACTTTGCTTTGAAGGCTTCTTATTCTTTGACTGGAGACCCGGGACCGAATACGGTTACTAACTCTACCATGGTATTAAAGAGTTATAAACCTTATCGTCCGTTTGCTAATATTCAGGAAAGTGGTCTAAAGATTATAGATTTGGCTAATGACGACCTGACTTATGAAAAAAAACATGAGTTGAATATCGGTGCAGATATGGGATTCCTGGACAATCGCATCAACTTTGCTATTGACTGGTATAAACGTGATAACTATGATTTGATTGGTGTGATACAGACTCCCGGTGTCGGAGGGCAAATTCGTAAACTGGCGAATGTGGCTACCATGAAATCACATGGTGTTGAATTTACGCTTTCTACACGAAATATTCAAACGAAAGACTTTGGTTGGACTACGGATTTTATCTTCTCCCAGGCAAAGAATGAGGTTACAGACCTGGAATCGGATGCGGAAGTTATTGACGTGGTTTCCGGTACAGGATTTGCACTTAAAGGTTATCCGGTACGTGGGTTATTTTCGTATCAGTTTAAAGGATTGAATGAAGATGGTTTACCTACCTTCATCGATCAGGATGGAAACTTGACGAGTGATGGTAATGATATTGATTTTCAAAGTCAGAAACTGGATTATCTGAAATATGAAGGTCCGACCGATCCTACTATTACCGGTAGCTTCGGAAATATATTCCGCTACAAAGGGTTTAAACTGAATGTATTTATTACTTACTCATTCGGTAATGTTATTCGTCTGGACCCCGTATTCAGTAACGAATATACGGATCTGTCTTCTATGCCGAAAGAGTTCAAAAATCGTTGGGTACTGGCAGGTGAGGAGAATATAACCACAATACCGACGATTGTAACGAAGCGGCAGAGCGATACTGATAACTACTTAAAAACTCTTTATAATGCATACAATTATTCTACGGAACGTATAGCCAAAGGAGATTTTATTCGTATGAAAGAAATATCAGTTTCTTATGATTTCCCGAAGAAGTGGCTAGAGAAAATATTTATTAATGATCTTTCCTTAAAGTTGCAAGCTACCAACTTATTCCTGATTTATTCAGATGATAAACTGAACGGACAAGATCCTGAGTTCTTCCGTTCCGGTGGTGTAGCGGCTCCTGTACCTAAGCAGTTTACATTGACTTTGAGACTTGGTATTTAA
- a CDS encoding RNA polymerase sigma-70 factor has protein sequence MTEQEVRRYLRKMSEQDSQTAFRDFYDMTYDRLFRIAYYYTHHEEWSQEIVLDVFMKLWEHRKQLLEITNIEDYCFILVKNASLNYIEKEERRPTLSTETLQEHSDQAVSPEDTLISEELFSRYVKALDRLPERCREVFIRIREEKQTYAQVAEELGISTKTVDAQLQKATIRLKEILL, from the coding sequence ATGACAGAACAGGAAGTCAGAAGGTATCTACGGAAAATGAGCGAGCAGGATTCACAAACTGCTTTCCGGGATTTTTATGACATGACATACGATCGTCTGTTCCGTATTGCTTATTACTACACTCACCACGAAGAATGGTCGCAAGAAATTGTGCTTGATGTTTTCATGAAACTCTGGGAACACCGTAAGCAACTATTAGAAATTACCAATATCGAAGATTACTGTTTCATACTCGTAAAGAATGCCTCTCTCAACTATATAGAAAAAGAGGAGCGCCGCCCCACCCTATCAACAGAAACTCTACAAGAACACTCCGATCAAGCAGTATCTCCTGAAGATACTCTGATCAGCGAGGAGCTTTTTTCCCGCTATGTAAAAGCTCTCGACCGACTACCGGAACGTTGCCGTGAAGTCTTTATCCGCATCCGTGAAGAAAAACAAACCTATGCACAAGTAGCAGAAGAGTTGGGTATCAGTACAAAAACGGTGGATGCGCAATTGCAGAAAGCAACCATTCGATTGAAAGAAATACTGCTCTAA
- a CDS encoding FecR family protein, with product MEQEFEKILDKLATSTRSPRGRFSKANSWILLEKRLPHLQRRILSLHTMAGAAAVAVLCVLGWWAYYMFAPVPLQTVSTLAETRTVTLPDQTEIVLNRYSSLTYPERFRGKDRKVQLQGEAYFEVSKDAAHPFKVEAGAIIVQVLGTHFNVEAYPKDTQVKTTLLEGSVSVSLIDKTEENLILSPNESAIYNKDKKSLTLHTENNASEEIIWRNGTLLFKSIPLQEIVRQLSNAFHTDIRIEDADLQNYRMTATFSDGETLEDILSLLCRNQKFEYTKTNNIITITQKLN from the coding sequence ATGGAACAAGAATTTGAAAAAATACTCGATAAACTCGCAACCTCCACCCGTTCGCCGAGAGGAAGATTCTCGAAAGCCAATAGCTGGATACTTCTTGAGAAACGGTTGCCGCATCTGCAACGCCGCATCCTTTCATTGCACACAATGGCTGGTGCAGCCGCTGTCGCCGTGCTTTGTGTACTGGGCTGGTGGGCATACTATATGTTCGCCCCGGTACCATTGCAAACCGTATCCACATTGGCAGAAACACGTACCGTTACACTACCCGACCAAACAGAAATTGTACTGAACCGCTATTCTTCTCTGACTTATCCCGAACGCTTCAGAGGAAAAGACCGGAAAGTACAGTTGCAAGGAGAAGCTTATTTCGAAGTCAGCAAGGATGCAGCACATCCTTTTAAAGTGGAAGCCGGAGCAATTATTGTGCAGGTTTTAGGTACACATTTCAATGTCGAAGCCTATCCCAAAGATACACAAGTGAAAACCACCTTGTTGGAAGGTTCCGTTTCTGTCAGCCTCATCGACAAAACAGAAGAGAACCTGATACTCTCACCCAATGAAAGCGCTATATATAATAAGGATAAGAAAAGTCTGACTCTACATACCGAAAACAATGCATCCGAAGAGATTATCTGGAGAAACGGAACACTGCTTTTCAAAAGCATTCCTTTACAAGAGATTGTCCGACAACTTTCTAACGCTTTCCACACAGACATTCGTATTGAAGACGCTGATTTACAAAACTATCGCATGACGGCTACTTTCTCTGATGGCGAAACACTGGAAGATATTCTTTCGCTGCTTTGCCGCAACCAAAAGTTTGAATACACAAAAACTAATAACATAATAACCATCACACAAAAATTAAACTAG